In Shumkonia mesophila, the genomic stretch TTGGATTACTACGGGCCTGACACCGGCGCGCGCATCGCCCGCAAGCACATCGCCTGGTACAGCAAGGGACTGCCCGGTTCCGCCGAATTTCGAGCCCGGGTCAACCAGACCGTCGACGCGGCGACGGTTCGTGGCCTTATCGCCGACCTCTATGGGCCGGCGATCGAGCGGATGGCGGCATGATGGGAATCAGGGAGTTCGCTCAGCGCAAGAAGCGCAAGGTGTTGGCGGTGAAACTCGATGCCGGAGCGGTGCTCAACGCGCTGCCGATGGCCGTCGTGGTGGTCGCCGAGGACGGCACCATCCTTCACGTCAACGATACCGGCGAGCAGTTTTTCCACGGCAGCGCGACCCATCTGCGCGGCCAGCGCCTGCAAGACATGATCCCCGAGGACAGTCCGCTGTTTTCGGTGATCGAGCAGGCCCGGAACGACGGCAATGCCGTATTCGAGTATGGGCTCAACCTCAATTCCCCCCGCATCGGGCGCTATTTCGTCAACGTCCAGGCGCGGCCTATGATGGACGATAGCCGCGCGGTCGTTCTCGGCCTGCAGGAGCGTTCGATCGCCGACAAGATCGATCACCAGATGTCGCACCGCGGCGCCGCGCGATCGGTCAGCGCCATGGCCCACATGCTGGCCCACGAGGTGAAGAATCCGCTTTCCGGCATCCGCGGGGCGGCCCAGCTTCTCGAAGACACCCTGGATGCCCAGGACCGCTCGCTCACCCAGCTTATCCGCGGCGAGGTCGACCGCATCGTCGCCCTGGTCGACCGCATGGAGGTCTTCTCCGACACCGGGCCGCTGCGGCGCGAGGCGGTCAATATCCACGAGGTGCTGACCCGCGTGCGCCAGCTTGCCGAAAACGGTTTTGGCCGGCACGTGCGCATCGTCGAGAACTACGACCCGTCGCTGCCGGCCGTGCTCGGCAACCGCGACCAGCTGGTGCAGGTCTTTCTCAATCTCGCCAAGAATGCCGTCGAGGCGGTGCCGACGGTGGGCGGCGAGGTGGTTCTCAGGACCGCCTACCGTCCCGGCGTGCGGTTCGCCCTGGCCGGCCGGGATTCCCGCGAACACCTGCCGCTGATGGTCAGCGTCGAGGACAATGGCGAGGGTATCCCCGAGGACATGCGGGCCCACATCTTCGACCCCTTCGTCACCTCCAAGCCGAAGGGAAGCGGCCTTGGCCTGGCCCTGGTCGCCAAGATCATCGACGATCACGGCGGCGCCATCGAGGTCGACAGCGCTTACAAGCGCACGGTCATCCGGGTGATGCTGCCGATGGTGCGCCCGGTCGTTGAATATCCGGAAGGAGGGGCCGAATGAGCCCGACGACGCCGACCGTTCTTGTCGCCGACGACGACCAGGCGATCCGTACCGTGCTGAGCCACGCCCTCGGGCGGGCCGGCTTCGACGTGCGCACCACCGGCAACGCCTCGACCCTGTGGCAGTGGGTCAGCGACGGCGAGGGCGATCTCGTGATTACCGACGTCATCATGCCCGACGAGAACGGCCTCGACCTCATCCCGCGCATCAAGAAGATCCGGCCCGAGTTGCGCATCGTCGTCATGAGCGCCCACAGCACCATGCTGACGGCGGTCAAGGCGGCCGAGCGCGGCGCCTTTGAATACCTGCCGAAGCCGTTCGATCTGAACGAGATGGTCAACGTCGTGCGCCGCGGCCTGGAAACGCCGCGGGCGCGGCCCGACGATCAGTCCGGCATGCCGGAGGAGGCGCTGCCGATGATCGGCCGCTCGTCGGCCATGCAGGAGGTCTACCGCACCCTGGCCCGCCTGATGAACACCGACCTGACGGTGATGGTGGTCGGCGAATCGGGCACCGGCAAGGAACTGGTGGCGCGCGCGCTGCACGACTACGGCAAATGGCGCCACGGGCCCTTCGTCGCCATCAACATGGCGGCGATTCCGCGCGAACTGATCGAGAGCGAACTGTTCGGTTACGAGAAGGGGGCGTTCACCGGGGCCATCCAGCGCAGCGTCGGGCGCTTCGAGCAGGCCGAAGGGGGAACGCTTTTCCTGGACGAGATCGGCGACATGCCGCCCGAGGCCCAGACCCGTCTGCTCAGGGTGTTGCAGGAGGGCGAATACACCACTGTCGGCGGACGCAAGACGCTGCGCGCCAACGTGCGGATCATCGCCGCCACCCATCGCGACCTGCGCCAGCAGATCCGTCAGGGGATGTTCCGCGAGGATCTCTATTTCCGCCTCAATGTTGCGCCCATGCGCCTGCCGCCGCTGCGCGAGCGCACCGAGGATCTGCCCGAACTGGTCCGCCACTTCCTCTCCAAGGCGGTATCCGAGGGCCTGCCGCTCAAGGTCATCGACCGGGCGGCCATGGACCGGCTGATGGCCTATCGCTGGCCGGGCAATGTCCGCGAACTGGAGAACCTGATCCGCCGGCTGGCTGCCCTCTATTCGCAGGAAGTGATCGGCGTTGAAGTGATCGAGGCCGAACTGGCCGAGGCTTCGGCCGTGGTCGAGCCGGAGGGCAACGGCCTGTCGCAATCGATCGAGGGGCACCTCAAGACCTATTTCGCCGCGCTGGGCAACGCGCTGCCGACCCCCGGCCTCTACGACCGGGTGCTTCACGAAATGGAACGCCCCCTCATCACGCTCA encodes the following:
- the ntrC gene encoding nitrogen regulation protein NR(I), with product MSPTTPTVLVADDDQAIRTVLSHALGRAGFDVRTTGNASTLWQWVSDGEGDLVITDVIMPDENGLDLIPRIKKIRPELRIVVMSAHSTMLTAVKAAERGAFEYLPKPFDLNEMVNVVRRGLETPRARPDDQSGMPEEALPMIGRSSAMQEVYRTLARLMNTDLTVMVVGESGTGKELVARALHDYGKWRHGPFVAINMAAIPRELIESELFGYEKGAFTGAIQRSVGRFEQAEGGTLFLDEIGDMPPEAQTRLLRVLQEGEYTTVGGRKTLRANVRIIAATHRDLRQQIRQGMFREDLYFRLNVAPMRLPPLRERTEDLPELVRHFLSKAVSEGLPLKVIDRAAMDRLMAYRWPGNVRELENLIRRLAALYSQEVIGVEVIEAELAEASAVVEPEGNGLSQSIEGHLKTYFAALGNALPTPGLYDRVLHEMERPLITLTLQATRGNQIKAAQVLGLNRNTLRKKIRELNISVVRGGK
- a CDS encoding two-component system sensor histidine kinase NtrB codes for the protein MMGIREFAQRKKRKVLAVKLDAGAVLNALPMAVVVVAEDGTILHVNDTGEQFFHGSATHLRGQRLQDMIPEDSPLFSVIEQARNDGNAVFEYGLNLNSPRIGRYFVNVQARPMMDDSRAVVLGLQERSIADKIDHQMSHRGAARSVSAMAHMLAHEVKNPLSGIRGAAQLLEDTLDAQDRSLTQLIRGEVDRIVALVDRMEVFSDTGPLRREAVNIHEVLTRVRQLAENGFGRHVRIVENYDPSLPAVLGNRDQLVQVFLNLAKNAVEAVPTVGGEVVLRTAYRPGVRFALAGRDSREHLPLMVSVEDNGEGIPEDMRAHIFDPFVTSKPKGSGLGLALVAKIIDDHGGAIEVDSAYKRTVIRVMLPMVRPVVEYPEGGAE